The following coding sequences are from one Formosa haliotis window:
- a CDS encoding riboflavin synthase subunit beta, whose product MGIFKTRKNKKFTYTPRHFKNDGEGSPYEIKHKFDDFRKTVGPTGGIKSKFKNAFQELKETPDRAANRRILIIVAILVIIFLFIIEFDLSIFLPK is encoded by the coding sequence ATGGGGATTTTTAAAACCAGAAAAAATAAAAAATTTACATATACCCCTCGGCATTTTAAAAATGATGGCGAAGGGAGTCCGTATGAAATTAAACATAAATTTGACGATTTTAGAAAGACCGTTGGGCCAACAGGGGGCATAAAGTCTAAATTTAAAAATGCCTTTCAAGAATTAAAAGAAACCCCAGACCGAGCAGCAAATAGACGTATTTTAATTATTGTTGCGATTCTTGTTATTATATTCTTATTCATTATTGAATTCGATTTATCCATATTCCTTCCAAAATAA
- the trxA gene encoding thioredoxin: MSKFSELVKQDKPVLVDFFATWCGPCKAMSPILKEVKDALGESVSILKIDVDKNQALASQLHVKGVPTLILYKSGKQVWRQSGVVQKSDLLQVIKRDI, translated from the coding sequence ATGAGTAAGTTCTCAGAACTTGTAAAGCAAGATAAACCTGTGCTAGTCGATTTTTTCGCGACATGGTGTGGACCTTGTAAAGCGATGAGCCCGATATTAAAGGAAGTAAAAGATGCACTTGGGGAATCGGTTTCAATTTTAAAAATAGATGTCGATAAAAACCAAGCCTTAGCGTCGCAATTACATGTAAAAGGCGTTCCCACTTTAATTTTATATAAGTCGGGAAAACAAGTATGGAGACAATCTGGAGTAGTTCAAAAATCGGACTTACTTCAAGTAATAAAACGTGATATTTAA
- a CDS encoding MBL fold metallo-hydrolase, whose amino-acid sequence MKVEQIYTGCLAQGAYYIESKGEVAIIDPLREVDPYIAKAEKEGAKIKYIFETHFHADFVSGHVTLSQLTGAPIVFGPTAHPAFEAIIAEDGQEFKLGDVVIKVLHTPGHTMESTTYLLKDESAKDYAIFSGDTLFLGDVGRPDLAQKGEVTQDDLAGYLYDSLRTKIMPLANNVIVYPGHGAGSACGKNMMKETVDTLGNQKKVNYALRENMTKSEFIKEVTDGLAPPPQYFPLNVKMNKEGYDNIDTIIEKGTKALTADEFEAVANSIEALVLDVRHQDDFIKGHIPRSIFIGLQGGFAPWVGALIKDVKQPILLITDPGMEEEAVIRLSRVGFDNTLGYLKGGFEAWKSAGKEYDTISSISAETFKSRLETENLNVFDVRKDSEYASEHIENAKNASLEFINDYLSEIPKEAPFYVHCAGGYRSVIAASILKSRGFHNLIDVAGGMKAIREAGIPLTDFVCPSTLKNGKS is encoded by the coding sequence ATGAAAGTAGAGCAAATATATACAGGATGTTTAGCGCAAGGCGCATATTATATAGAAAGTAAAGGTGAAGTAGCTATTATCGATCCGTTACGCGAGGTCGATCCCTATATCGCTAAAGCTGAAAAAGAGGGGGCTAAAATTAAATATATTTTTGAAACGCATTTTCATGCAGATTTTGTTAGTGGGCATGTTACGCTATCTCAATTAACAGGTGCTCCTATTGTGTTTGGCCCTACTGCACATCCTGCATTTGAAGCTATAATTGCTGAAGATGGACAAGAGTTTAAGTTGGGCGATGTGGTAATAAAAGTCTTGCATACTCCAGGGCATACCATGGAGAGTACAACCTATTTACTTAAAGACGAATCGGCTAAAGATTATGCTATTTTTAGTGGAGATACTTTGTTTTTAGGCGATGTTGGCCGCCCAGATCTAGCTCAGAAAGGCGAGGTAACCCAAGATGATTTGGCAGGCTATTTATACGATAGTTTACGCACAAAAATTATGCCTTTGGCGAATAATGTTATTGTGTATCCAGGTCATGGTGCAGGTTCTGCTTGTGGAAAGAACATGATGAAAGAAACGGTAGATACCTTAGGCAATCAAAAAAAGGTAAATTATGCCTTGCGTGAGAATATGACTAAATCTGAGTTTATAAAAGAAGTGACCGATGGTTTAGCTCCACCTCCTCAATATTTTCCGTTGAATGTAAAAATGAATAAAGAAGGATACGATAATATTGATACCATTATTGAAAAAGGAACTAAAGCGTTAACAGCAGATGAATTTGAAGCTGTAGCGAATAGTATTGAAGCTTTGGTTTTAGACGTGCGACATCAAGACGATTTTATAAAAGGACATATTCCTAGATCTATTTTTATCGGATTACAAGGCGGATTTGCCCCATGGGTAGGAGCTCTTATTAAAGATGTAAAACAACCTATTTTATTAATTACAGACCCAGGTATGGAAGAGGAAGCGGTTATACGCTTGTCCCGTGTTGGTTTCGATAATACCTTAGGCTATCTTAAAGGCGGGTTTGAAGCTTGGAAATCAGCAGGGAAAGAATACGATACTATTTCATCTATTTCAGCAGAGACTTTTAAATCGCGTTTAGAAACAGAAAATCTTAATGTTTTCGATGTGCGAAAAGATTCAGAATACGCATCAGAGCATATTGAAAATGCTAAAAATGCCTCTTTAGAATTTATAAATGATTACCTTTCAGAAATACCTAAAGAAGCTCCGTTTTATGTGCATTGCGCAGGAGGGTATCGTTCTGTAATAGCAGCGTCTATTTTAAAAAGTCGCGGATTTCACAATCTAATAGATGTCGCAGGCGGGATGAAGGCCATTCGAGAAGCAGGTATTCCGTTAACAGATTTTGTGTGTCCTTCTACATTAAAAAATGGTAAAAGTTAA
- a CDS encoding sulfite exporter TauE/SafE family protein → MDISQIIGYVGALIVGLVLGLTGGGGSILTVPILVYLLMLNPVTATAYSLFVVGVASSFGTYTNFKKGLVDLKIAAVFAIPAFTMVYITRKFIIPAIPESIFEIGNFVVTKDMFIMVMFAVMMVIASVTMLKPKKDEDEEHTHKKLSNLLIFNQAIVIGFFTGIVGAGGGFIIIPALIILGNLSMKKAVGTSLFIIAVNSLIGFIGDIGNIDIDWVFLLSFTSIAVIGIYLGGYLSNYIPGEKLKKGFGWFVLVMGCFIIIKELIM, encoded by the coding sequence ATGGATATTTCACAAATTATAGGGTATGTTGGGGCATTAATTGTTGGTTTAGTTTTAGGACTAACAGGCGGTGGTGGCTCTATTTTAACAGTACCAATTTTGGTGTATCTCCTTATGCTTAACCCAGTAACAGCAACCGCATATTCGTTATTTGTAGTGGGTGTGGCTTCTAGTTTTGGGACCTACACCAATTTTAAAAAGGGTTTAGTCGATTTAAAAATTGCAGCCGTATTTGCCATTCCGGCTTTTACAATGGTCTATATTACCCGAAAATTTATAATTCCAGCTATTCCAGAATCTATTTTCGAAATAGGAAATTTTGTTGTCACAAAAGACATGTTTATAATGGTTATGTTTGCCGTGATGATGGTGATTGCATCGGTAACCATGCTAAAGCCTAAAAAGGATGAAGACGAAGAGCATACTCATAAAAAATTAAGTAATCTTTTAATTTTTAATCAAGCCATAGTTATCGGCTTTTTTACAGGTATTGTTGGAGCAGGAGGAGGATTTATAATTATTCCAGCGCTAATAATTTTAGGAAACCTGTCCATGAAAAAAGCTGTCGGAACTTCTTTATTTATTATTGCCGTAAATTCTTTAATCGGGTTTATAGGAGATATAGGTAACATAGATATCGATTGGGTATTCTTATTAAGTTTTACGTCCATAGCGGTTATTGGGATTTATTTAGGGGGCTATCTATCTAATTATATTCCCGGTGAAAAACTTAAAAAAGGATTCGGTTGGTTTGTTTTGGTAATGGGGTGTTTTATTATAATTAAGGAACTTATTATGTAA
- a CDS encoding Crp/Fnr family transcriptional regulator, with product MIEVLKKHYGYLFEDELLQDINQCGLFKEVPEGFSLMDIGQTITHMPLLISGAIKILREDDKGDELLLYFIEQGDTCTMSFSCCMGNGKSEIRAIAETPTTLIMVPVEKMGEWLGKYSSWQNFILQSYHERTVELLESIDTIAFLKMDERLLKYLKDKAMVNHNEIISVTHQDIAQDLHTSRVVISRLLKKLENDGRLKLSRNQIHMLDL from the coding sequence ATGATTGAAGTACTAAAAAAGCATTACGGGTATTTGTTTGAAGATGAATTACTTCAGGATATAAACCAATGCGGACTTTTTAAGGAAGTTCCCGAAGGCTTTTCACTTATGGATATTGGACAAACTATTACCCATATGCCATTGTTGATTAGCGGCGCAATAAAAATTCTTAGAGAAGATGATAAAGGCGATGAATTACTCCTTTATTTTATAGAGCAAGGAGATACTTGTACCATGAGTTTCTCGTGTTGTATGGGTAATGGAAAGAGTGAAATTCGGGCTATTGCAGAAACACCAACAACCTTAATAATGGTGCCCGTAGAAAAAATGGGAGAATGGTTAGGGAAATATTCTAGCTGGCAAAATTTTATTCTTCAAAGTTATCATGAACGGACGGTAGAATTATTGGAATCTATTGACACCATTGCATTCCTAAAAATGGATGAACGTCTTTTAAAATACCTCAAAGATAAGGCTATGGTAAACCATAATGAGATAATTTCGGTCACACATCAAGACATTGCACAAGATCTTCATACTTCGAGAGTTGTAATTTCTAGACTACTTAAAAAATTAGAAAACGATGGCCGATTAAAACTTTCTCGGAATCAAATTCATATGTTAGATTTATAA
- a CDS encoding aldose epimerase family protein, translating into MNKASITKSKFGTSPDGQQVDLYTLKNTNGMEVQVITLGGIITTLKVANKDNIFEDVVLGFDTLEPYLSNPTYFGAIIGRYGNRIANGTFSLEGKTYNVAINNGPNHLHGGTVGFDSVIWKAEPIENDDSVALKLNYLSPDMEEGYPGNLNTTVLYTLTANNALEVTYEAETDKTTVVNLTQHSYFNISGDFTKQVLESELMINADRYVPVNEDAIPLGELAPVQGTPFDFRSPKLVGKDIEANDIQIKHGAGYDHSFVINNPEQGVRLAATVYDQSNGRFLEVFTDQPGVQLYTANYLNNTLPSKQGGTYGRRTGLCLETQHYPDSPNQTDFPSTVLHPGETYHSKTIFKFSVK; encoded by the coding sequence ATGAATAAGGCATCAATTACAAAATCTAAATTTGGTACAAGTCCAGACGGACAGCAGGTAGATCTTTATACCCTTAAAAATACGAACGGCATGGAAGTGCAAGTGATTACCTTAGGAGGAATCATTACCACATTAAAAGTAGCAAATAAAGATAACATTTTTGAAGATGTAGTACTGGGATTTGATACTCTAGAGCCATATTTAAGCAATCCAACATATTTTGGGGCGATTATAGGACGTTATGGGAATAGGATTGCAAACGGAACATTTTCTTTGGAAGGCAAGACCTATAATGTAGCCATCAATAACGGACCAAACCATCTCCATGGAGGTACTGTTGGTTTTGATAGTGTAATTTGGAAGGCAGAGCCAATTGAGAATGATGATTCTGTAGCTTTAAAACTCAATTATTTAAGTCCAGATATGGAAGAAGGATACCCTGGAAATTTAAATACAACAGTACTTTACACCTTAACAGCAAATAATGCTTTAGAGGTGACTTACGAAGCAGAAACAGATAAAACGACTGTGGTAAATTTAACACAACATAGTTATTTTAATATTTCCGGAGATTTTACAAAACAAGTTTTAGAATCCGAATTAATGATTAATGCGGATCGTTACGTACCTGTTAACGAAGATGCTATTCCGCTAGGAGAATTGGCACCGGTACAAGGCACACCTTTCGATTTTAGGTCACCTAAATTAGTCGGGAAAGATATTGAAGCCAACGATATCCAAATTAAACATGGAGCGGGTTACGACCATAGTTTTGTTATTAATAATCCAGAGCAAGGGGTACGTTTGGCAGCCACTGTTTACGACCAATCCAATGGTCGGTTTTTAGAAGTTTTTACAGACCAACCAGGGGTGCAATTGTATACCGCCAATTATTTAAATAATACTTTACCCTCAAAACAAGGCGGAACCTATGGCCGCAGAACGGGGTTATGCCTAGAAACTCAGCATTATCCAGATTCCCCAAATCAGACAGATTTCCCTTCTACCGTTTTACATCCGGGTGAAACTTATCATTCTAAAACGATATTTAAATTTTCAGTAAAATAA
- a CDS encoding S46 family peptidase — MKKLCLLIMAFILSLPSALANEGMWFLMHIERLNYRDMQKMGLQLTPDEIYSINNQSLKDAIVQFNGGCTASIISDSGLVLTNHHCGYNAIAELSTAEQNHLKNGFWADSLADEMKPESLYVRFFVRMDDVSKRILSLVNDTMSEKEREAIINKEIAKIEAENNEGGKYTVSVRSFYQGNEYYYFVYEDYNDVRLVGTPPENVGKYGGDTDNWEWPRHTGDFSLFRVYANKNGEPAEYSKNNVPLQSKYHLPVNIDGVHEDDFAMILGYPGRTNRWMPASGVEQNINYSYPAWVEGSKLGMDVMKKYMDQSEDVNLMYASKYAGVANYWKNRQGMIDALTAHKTVKTKRKTEKKFNKWANKKQNKAKYGDVISNINAYYDLTNEKSKQSNYLVSLLRTSKFSTLPFSLGQSLEYYATQNEAKKAEVLPKLEASIDASYKDFYLPLEKEMLAKQLGLYASKSNYPIPSIVSEIGKKNNNDFTSYVNDSFDKSIFTSKEQVEAFIKNPDVEALHKDPLYILSSQLLTKYREMPDNLVKPENDYQASYRLLVQGLRESGLSKIQYPDANSTLRLTYGKVRALPKDARNDANINNYTTLEGMINKYVPNDSEFDLDQRMLDMYETKDYGRYANEYGQLPVNFLTDNDITGGNSGSPVINGKGELIGLAFDGNIEAMAGDVIFDKDLQRTINVDIRYVLWLIDKYSNAKHIVDELTIINDK, encoded by the coding sequence ATGAAGAAATTATGTCTTTTAATCATGGCCTTTATTTTGTCCTTGCCTTCGGCATTGGCTAATGAGGGGATGTGGTTTTTAATGCATATAGAGCGATTAAATTATCGCGATATGCAAAAAATGGGTTTACAATTAACCCCTGATGAAATTTATAGTATCAACAATCAGAGTTTAAAGGATGCCATTGTACAATTTAACGGAGGTTGTACGGCTAGTATTATTTCTGATAGTGGTTTGGTATTAACCAATCATCACTGTGGTTATAATGCGATTGCAGAACTTTCTACTGCAGAACAAAACCACCTTAAAAATGGTTTCTGGGCGGATTCTTTAGCCGATGAAATGAAGCCAGAAAGTTTATATGTAAGGTTCTTTGTAAGAATGGACGATGTTTCTAAACGTATTTTATCATTAGTAAATGATACTATGAGCGAGAAGGAACGTGAGGCCATTATCAATAAAGAAATTGCTAAAATTGAAGCTGAGAATAATGAAGGTGGTAAATATACCGTTTCTGTTCGTTCGTTTTACCAGGGTAACGAGTATTACTATTTCGTTTACGAAGATTATAACGATGTAAGATTAGTCGGAACACCTCCAGAAAACGTTGGGAAATATGGTGGAGATACAGACAATTGGGAATGGCCAAGACATACGGGTGATTTTTCGTTATTTCGTGTATATGCTAATAAAAATGGAGAACCTGCAGAGTATTCAAAAAATAATGTCCCATTACAATCTAAATATCATTTACCTGTAAATATAGATGGTGTTCATGAGGACGATTTTGCTATGATATTAGGGTATCCTGGACGTACAAATCGTTGGATGCCAGCTTCTGGAGTCGAGCAAAATATAAACTATTCTTATCCTGCTTGGGTAGAAGGTTCTAAGTTAGGTATGGATGTTATGAAGAAGTATATGGATCAAAGTGAGGACGTAAACCTTATGTATGCTTCAAAATATGCTGGTGTTGCCAATTATTGGAAAAACCGTCAGGGAATGATTGATGCCTTGACCGCTCATAAAACGGTAAAGACAAAACGCAAAACCGAAAAGAAATTCAATAAATGGGCTAACAAAAAACAAAATAAAGCCAAGTACGGCGATGTTATCTCAAATATTAATGCCTACTACGATTTAACAAACGAGAAATCTAAACAAAGTAATTATTTAGTGAGCTTATTGCGTACTAGTAAATTTTCAACCTTACCTTTTAGTTTAGGTCAGAGTTTAGAGTATTATGCGACTCAAAATGAAGCGAAGAAGGCCGAAGTTTTACCAAAATTAGAAGCTTCTATCGATGCCTCTTATAAAGACTTCTATCTACCCTTAGAAAAAGAGATGCTAGCTAAGCAATTAGGTTTATATGCTTCTAAATCCAACTATCCTATTCCTAGTATTGTTTCAGAAATAGGGAAAAAGAATAATAACGATTTTACGTCTTATGTAAATGACAGTTTTGATAAAAGTATTTTTACATCGAAAGAACAGGTAGAAGCTTTTATTAAAAACCCAGATGTAGAAGCTTTACATAAAGATCCTTTATATATTTTATCGTCTCAGTTATTAACTAAATATCGTGAAATGCCTGATAATTTAGTTAAACCAGAAAACGATTACCAAGCATCTTATCGTTTATTAGTACAAGGTTTAAGAGAATCAGGATTATCTAAAATTCAATATCCAGATGCCAATTCTACTTTACGTTTAACTTACGGAAAGGTGAGAGCATTGCCAAAAGATGCTAGAAACGATGCTAATATTAATAATTATACCACTTTAGAGGGGATGATTAATAAGTATGTACCTAACGATAGCGAATTCGATTTAGATCAGCGTATGCTTGATATGTACGAAACTAAAGATTATGGTCGTTATGCCAATGAATACGGGCAATTACCGGTTAACTTCTTAACAGATAACGATATTACTGGAGGTAACTCTGGTTCTCCTGTTATTAATGGAAAAGGTGAATTAATTGGTTTAGCCTTCGACGGTAATATTGAAGCTATGGCGGGAGATGTAATATTCGATAAAGATTTACAACGAACCATTAATGTTGATATTAGATATGTGTTATGGCTAATCGATAAATATTCTAATGCTAAACATATTGTTGATGAATTAACTATTATTAACGATAAATAA
- a CDS encoding DUF481 domain-containing protein encodes MKLNLLLLFFIINTSLSAQILNVENLRVDSDTTGFSGGAELNINFIKNTRNIFTLNTSLFAQYQNKKHLYLLIGNVDFKTIDEEDIINKGTFHLRYNYETGPVLILEAFIQAHSDAISNIDERHLVGAGPRFRLVDKPKKKLFLGTLLMYEYEKERGDITPRYHNDVRFSGYLTFDYHFLSILSFKTTTFYQPVVNELNDYRLNTYNTFSVEIIKNLQLNISYILQFDTRPVEGIPTTQFQLLNGISYTFK; translated from the coding sequence ATGAAATTAAACTTATTACTACTTTTTTTTATAATAAACACTTCCTTGTCGGCACAAATATTGAATGTTGAAAATCTTAGAGTAGATTCTGATACCACAGGATTTTCTGGAGGAGCAGAGTTGAATATTAATTTCATTAAAAACACCCGGAATATATTTACGCTAAACACAAGTTTGTTTGCGCAATATCAAAATAAGAAACATTTATACTTATTAATTGGGAATGTAGATTTTAAGACGATAGATGAGGAGGACATTATTAATAAAGGTACTTTTCATTTAAGGTATAATTATGAAACAGGTCCAGTTTTAATTCTAGAAGCTTTTATTCAGGCGCATTCAGATGCGATTTCTAATATTGATGAAAGACATTTAGTAGGGGCTGGTCCGCGATTTAGGTTGGTAGATAAGCCAAAGAAAAAATTGTTTTTAGGTACCTTATTAATGTACGAATACGAAAAGGAACGCGGAGATATTACGCCTCGATATCATAATGACGTCCGATTTAGTGGGTATCTCACTTTCGATTATCACTTCCTGTCTATACTATCTTTTAAAACAACAACATTTTATCAGCCAGTCGTTAATGAATTGAATGATTACAGGTTAAATACTTATAATACCTTTTCTGTTGAAATTATTAAGAATTTACAATTGAATATAAGTTACATCCTACAGTTCGATACGAGACCGGTCGAGGGCATACCAACAACTCAGTTTCAATTATTAAACGGAATTTCTTATACCTTTAAATAG
- the thrS gene encoding threonine--tRNA ligase has translation MIQITLPDGSIKSFEQNTTPMDVAKSISEGLARNVISASFNGKTVETVTPLTTDGSLVLYTWNNNEGKTAFWHSSAHVLAQALEELYPGAKLTIGPAIDNGFYYDVDFGDHVVSDKDFKTIENKMLEIARGKHTFNMRSISKAEALETYKDNEYKTELIENLEDGTITFCDHSTFTDLCRGGHIPNTGIIKAVKILSVAGAYWRGDENNKQLTRVYGTSFPKQKELTEYLELLEEAKKRDHRKLGKELELFTFSSKVGQGLPLWLPKGAALRERLENFLKKAQKKAGYEMVVTPHIGQKELYVTSGHYAKYGEDSFQPILTPKEGEEFLLKPMNCPHHCEIYNSAQWSYKDLPKRFAEFGTVYRYEQSGELHGLTRVRGFTQDDAHIFCTPDQLDAEFKNVIDLVLYVFGSLGFENFTAQVSVRDLDNPDKYIGSVENWEKAEQAIINAATDKGLDFVVESGEAAFYGPKLDFMVKDALGRQWQLGTIQVDYNLPERFELTYKGSDNESHRPVMIHRAPFGSMERFIAILLEHTGGNFPLWLMPDQVIILSISEKYEKYAEKVLNLLENHEIRALVDHRNETIGKKIREAEMKKIPYMIIVGENEEQENKISVRQHGGEDLGSITVEAFAEIVETETNKTLKQF, from the coding sequence ATGATACAGATCACATTACCGGATGGTAGTATAAAATCGTTTGAGCAAAATACGACTCCTATGGATGTCGCTAAAAGTATTAGTGAAGGTTTAGCAAGAAATGTAATTTCTGCAAGTTTTAATGGTAAAACTGTAGAAACCGTTACACCTTTAACCACCGATGGATCTTTAGTATTATATACATGGAATAACAACGAAGGAAAAACTGCCTTTTGGCATTCTTCTGCTCACGTTCTTGCACAAGCGCTAGAAGAATTATATCCTGGTGCAAAACTTACTATTGGACCAGCAATTGACAATGGGTTTTATTACGATGTAGATTTTGGAGATCATGTCGTGTCTGATAAAGATTTTAAAACCATAGAAAATAAGATGCTAGAAATTGCTCGTGGAAAACACACGTTTAACATGAGATCTATTTCTAAAGCCGAAGCTCTAGAAACTTATAAAGATAATGAGTACAAAACGGAACTAATTGAAAATTTAGAAGACGGTACCATTACATTTTGCGACCACTCTACGTTTACCGATTTATGCCGCGGCGGACATATTCCGAATACAGGAATTATAAAAGCTGTAAAAATATTATCGGTAGCTGGGGCATATTGGAGAGGAGACGAAAACAATAAGCAATTAACTCGTGTTTACGGAACCTCGTTCCCTAAGCAAAAAGAGCTTACAGAATATCTTGAACTTTTAGAAGAAGCAAAAAAGCGTGACCACAGAAAATTAGGTAAAGAATTAGAGTTGTTCACCTTTTCGTCTAAAGTTGGCCAAGGATTACCTTTATGGTTACCAAAAGGGGCTGCACTTAGAGAACGTCTTGAAAACTTCTTAAAGAAAGCACAAAAGAAAGCGGGTTACGAAATGGTAGTAACACCACATATTGGTCAGAAAGAATTATACGTAACGTCTGGACATTATGCTAAATATGGAGAAGATAGTTTTCAACCTATCCTAACTCCAAAAGAAGGCGAGGAGTTTTTATTAAAGCCAATGAACTGTCCACATCACTGCGAAATTTATAACAGTGCACAATGGTCTTATAAAGATTTACCTAAACGTTTCGCAGAATTTGGTACAGTATACCGCTACGAACAAAGTGGAGAACTTCACGGTTTAACACGTGTTAGAGGGTTTACTCAAGATGATGCACATATTTTTTGTACTCCAGATCAATTAGATGCTGAATTTAAAAATGTAATAGATTTAGTTCTTTATGTATTTGGATCTTTAGGTTTCGAAAATTTTACAGCCCAAGTATCTGTAAGAGATTTAGATAATCCCGACAAATATATAGGTAGCGTAGAAAATTGGGAGAAAGCAGAACAAGCCATTATAAATGCCGCGACAGATAAAGGTCTAGATTTTGTAGTGGAATCTGGAGAAGCTGCTTTTTATGGTCCGAAGTTAGATTTCATGGTGAAAGATGCTTTAGGCAGACAATGGCAATTAGGTACCATACAAGTAGATTACAACTTACCTGAGCGTTTTGAATTGACGTATAAAGGTAGTGATAATGAATCGCATCGTCCAGTAATGATTCACCGTGCTCCTTTTGGAAGTATGGAACGATTTATAGCTATTTTATTAGAACATACCGGAGGTAATTTCCCACTTTGGCTAATGCCAGATCAAGTTATTATTTTATCTATTAGTGAGAAATATGAAAAATACGCCGAAAAAGTTTTAAATTTGCTAGAAAATCACGAAATTCGCGCCCTCGTAGATCATAGAAATGAGACGATTGGTAAGAAGATAAGGGAAGCAGAAATGAAGAAAATCCCTTATATGATTATCGTGGGAGAGAACGAGGAGCAAGAAAATAAAATATCTGTGCGTCAACACGGTGGAGAGGATTTAGGTAGTATTACCGTTGAAGCCTTCGCCGAAATTGTAGAAACAGAAACGAATAAAACATTAAAACAATTTTAA
- the infC gene encoding translation initiation factor IF-3, which yields MRRKKQAPRRVEKEDQHRINSKIRVEEVRLVGDNIEVGVYPIKQALAFAEEQELDLVEISPKAVPPVCKIMDYKKFLYEQKKRDKALKSKATKVIVKEIRFGPQTDDHDYEFKKKHAEKFLQEGAKLKAFVFFKGRSIVFKEQGQILLLRLAQDLEEYGKVEQMPRLEGKRMTMFIAPKKSK from the coding sequence ATACGTAGAAAAAAACAAGCCCCAAGAAGGGTTGAAAAAGAAGATCAGCACAGAATTAACTCCAAGATTAGAGTTGAAGAAGTTAGATTAGTAGGAGACAATATTGAAGTTGGTGTCTATCCAATTAAACAAGCCTTAGCCTTTGCCGAAGAACAAGAACTAGACCTTGTCGAGATATCGCCAAAAGCAGTACCTCCTGTTTGTAAGATTATGGATTATAAAAAGTTTCTTTACGAACAAAAGAAACGTGATAAAGCTTTAAAATCCAAGGCTACTAAAGTTATAGTTAAAGAAATTCGTTTTGGACCTCAAACCGATGACCACGATTATGAATTTAAAAAGAAACATGCCGAAAAGTTCTTACAAGAAGGAGCAAAATTAAAAGCATTTGTATTCTTTAAAGGACGTTCTATTGTATTTAAAGAACAAGGTCAGATTTTATTGTTGCGTTTAGCACAAGATCTTGAAGAGTACGGAAAAGTAGAACAAATGCCAAGATTGGAAGGTAAACGTATGACTATGTTTATTGCTCCAAAGAAATCAAAATAA
- the rpmI gene encoding 50S ribosomal protein L35, which produces MPKMKTKSSAKKRFKLTGTGKIKRKHAFKSHILTKKSKKRKLALTHSGLVHDNDVNSIKEQLRLK; this is translated from the coding sequence ATGCCTAAAATGAAAACAAAATCTAGTGCCAAAAAACGTTTTAAGTTAACAGGTACTGGTAAGATTAAAAGAAAGCACGCTTTTAAGAGTCACATCTTAACAAAGAAGTCTAAAAAGCGTAAGCTAGCGTTGACACACAGTGGATTAGTTCACGATAACGATGTTAACAGCATTAAAGAACAATTACGTTTAAAATAA
- the rplT gene encoding 50S ribosomal protein L20 translates to MPRSVNSVAKRARRKKVLKQAKGYFGRRKNVWTVAKNAVDKAMLYSYRDRRNKKRTFRALWITRINAGARQYGLSYSQFMGKLKASQIELNRKVLADLAMNNPEAFKAIVDKVK, encoded by the coding sequence ATGCCAAGATCAGTAAACTCAGTAGCAAAAAGAGCCAGAAGAAAAAAGGTTCTTAAGCAAGCAAAAGGTTACTTCGGACGTCGTAAAAACGTTTGGACAGTAGCAAAAAATGCGGTTGATAAAGCTATGCTTTATTCATACAGAGACCGTAGAAATAAAAAGAGAACATTCCGTGCCCTTTGGATCACGCGTATTAACGCAGGAGCTAGACAATACGGATTATCTTATTCTCAATTCATGGGTAAATTAAAAGCTAGTCAAATTGAATTAAACCGTAAGGTTTTAGCCGATTTAGCGATGAACAACCCTGAAGCTTTTAAAGCAATAGTAGATAAAGTAAAATAA